In the Corynebacterium jeikeium genome, CTCCACGCCTTCCTTGGCGTCGAACACAGCCACCGCACCGTCCAGGACACGCAGGGAGCGCTCCACCTCAACGGTGAAGTCCACGTGGCCGGGGGTGTCGATGATGTTGATCTGGTTACCTTCCCAGAAACAGGTGGTAGCAGCGGAGGTAATGGTAATACCGCGCTCCTTCTCCTGCTCCATCCAGTCCATCGTGGAGGCGCCATCGTGGGTCTCACCGATCTTACGGTTAATACCGGTGTAGAAAAGGATGCGCTCCGTGGTGGTGGTCTTACCAGCATCGATGTGCGCCATGATGCCGATGTTGCGGACCTTCTTCAGGTCGGTCAACGCTTCAAGTGCCACTGGGTTACCCCGCTCATTTCGTTGTTGAGCGACTTTGCTGGAACTTCCATGTTGTTCACATTGTTGTTCAGTAGTGCTTCTAAAAGCCCCGAAAGCCGCAGGCGATTACGTACTCGTTCTATTGTGCCAGCTTTACGCTGTCACGTCTCGTTGAGGGTCTGCTGTTTTCTAGTGTTTTCTCGTGTCTACTAGTTAGCGCCCTCACGCGCTTAATAGCACGATAGCCCCACTACCCCTATATGAAGTTGAGGGTTGTGAGGCTATAAAACCACTGTTACCAGCGGTAGTGGGCGAAGGCGCGGTTGGCCTCTGCCATCTTGTGAGTGTCTTCGCGACGCTTCACGGATGCACCCAGACCATTCGATGCGTCCAGGATCTCGTTGGCAAGACGCTCGGTCATGGTGTTCTCACGACGCTGGCGGGTGAAGGTCACCAGCCAACGCAGTGCGAGGGTGGTGGAACGGCCGGGGCGAACCTCAACCGGAACCTGGTAGGTAGCGCCACCAACACGGCGGGAACGAACCTCAAGAGCCGGCTTAACGTTGTCGAGAGCCTTCTTCAGGGTGAGGATCGGATCGGTGCCGGTCTTCTCGCGGCACTGCTCCAGAGCGCCGTAAACGATGCGCTCTGCGGTGGACTTCTTACCGTCAAGGAGAACCTTGTTAACCAGCTGGGAGACGAGAACGTCGCCGTAAACTGGATCCTTGACTAGCTGTCGGGAAGGTGCTGGACCCTTACGTGGCATTGTTTACTTCTCCTTCTTAGCGCCGTAGCGGGAACGTGCCTGCTTGCGGTCCTTAACACCCTGGGTGTCGAGGGAACCACGCACGATCTTGTAACGAACACCCGGGAGGTCCCTCACACGACCACCGCGGACGAGCACCATGGAGTGCTCCTGCAGGTTGTGGCCCTCACCCGGAATGTAGGCGGAAACCTCGATACCGGAGGTCAGGCGAACACGGGCGACCTTACGCAGTGCGGAGTTCGGCTTCTTCGGGGTAGTGGTGTACACACGGGTGCACACACCGCGGCGCTGCGGGGAGCCCTTCAGCGCAGCAGTGGCAACCTTCGTGCTCTTATCGTGACGGCCCTTGCGGACCAGCTGCTGAATAGTTGGCATAGATGAACTTTCTTTCGGTTCTTTCGGTGCAGTATCGCAACGCGGCCACCGAAGTGGTGACTGCCCTGCGGGTTGAGCATTTGTAGCTTTGGGGATCCCAAAGGATGCGCACACACGAAAAATAAGGGGCTCTTCCTTACGGGGCCTCTTCCGTGGTGTATCACCCCACGCAATAACGTGGAGATCCCTGCATCGCACTCCAGCTGCACAACCGGCCTAGACGTTAGCCCGGCATAAACCTCGGCTAACCTGTGGCCACCACTGCACCAGCGGAGACAATACAATCTACGGGGAAGAAGTTTAGTGCACCTTGTGCCAGCTACCAAATCCCATTTTCTTAAACGCACTGGCCTACAATCATCGCGATGTTTCCTTACCCGTTCGACCTTGCATCCATCGGCGAGGGGCTACCCGCCGCCGAGCTGCTCCCCCGAATCCCCCAACGCGGCCCTTTGGTGGTGGAAGCACCGCCGGGAACTGGTAAGACAACCCTAGTCCCTCCAGCACTCTCCAATATTTTGCAGAGCTCAGTGCAAACAGCCCCTCCGCAGAAAGTACTCGTCACCGCGCCTCGTCGCGTGGCCGTCCGCGCGGCTGCCCGGCGCCTTGCGCAATTGGACGGCACCCGCGTCGGTGACCGGGTCGGTTATAGCATCCGCGGCGAACATCACCCAGGAACTCTCGTGGACTTCGTCACCCCGGGTGTGCTCCTCAATCGCCTGCTTGCAGACCCCGCCTTAGAGGGCGTGGGTGCGGTCCTCATCGACGAAGTCCACGAGCGCCAATTGGACTCCGACCTTGTGTTGGCCATGTGCCAGGAAGTCGCCATGCTGCGTGAAGGCGACCCCACCGAGGAGCTCTACCTGTGCGCCATGTCCGCCACTGTCGACACGCAGAAGCTCGCGGAGTACATGGGTGCGCAGGTTGTATCCACTCCAGCAGTCACCCACCCCCTCGAGATTTCTTATCACCCTCACCCCGAACGTGCACAGGGCTCACCCGCTTTCTATCGCCATGTTGCCAAACTCGCACAACAGGCTATCGACAACCAGCGCGAGTCTGGTCACGCGGATCACCGCACACTCGTTTTCGTCCCCGGACGTAAAGAAATCGACTGGGTCTGTACCCACCTCCCCGACGCTGCCCCGCTGCATGGCAGCTTGACGTCCCAGGAACAAGACGCAGCACTGACCGGAGACTCCCCCATCGTGGTCGCGACCTCCATCGCCGAATCTTCCCTGACTGTTCCCGGTGTCCACGCGGTCATCGACGCAGGCCTTTCTCGCACACCCCGCCGCGACCAAGCACGCGGGATGTCCGGGCTTGTCACTACCTCCACTTCCAGAGCTAGCGCCGATCAACGTGCTGGTCGCGCAGGGCGCCTTGGCCCAGGCCAGGTCTACCGTGCTTACTCTGCCGCTGACTACTCCCACTTTGCACCCGACATCACCCCGGAGATCCTCTCCTCGGATCTTGTCGCCGCTGCTCTCACGCTCGCCGCATGGGGTTCCCCCGATATCTCTCTTCTCGACGCCCCTCCGGCCGCAACTCTCACCGTTGCCCACCAGGAACTGCACTATCTGGGTGCCCTGGACTCAAAGGGTTCCATTACCGAGTTAGGCCAGAAGCTTGCGCGCATTCCCGCCGACCCACGCCTCGGAGCAGCCCTGCTGGCGCACGGCTCAGGCGCAGCCAAAGTTGTCGCGGCGCTGGCTACCGGTTTGCAAGGGGATCTGGCCGAAGCAAAGCCACCAGCTTCCGAGGTCCGTCGCTTCGCCCGGATGGTGAATGACCATGGCACGGCTACTCCGGGCGACATCGTGGCCTCTGCCTACCCCGACCGTGTGGCCAAACTCGTGGGCACAGACGCCGACCAGGCAGTGTATCTGCTGGCCTCCGGCACCCGTGCCACGCTGGCCCCTGAGTTGCGCCGCACAC is a window encoding:
- the rpsG gene encoding 30S ribosomal protein S7, producing MPRKGPAPSRQLVKDPVYGDVLVSQLVNKVLLDGKKSTAERIVYGALEQCREKTGTDPILTLKKALDNVKPALEVRSRRVGGATYQVPVEVRPGRSTTLALRWLVTFTRQRRENTMTERLANEILDASNGLGASVKRREDTHKMAEANRAFAHYRW
- the rpsL gene encoding 30S ribosomal protein S12; the protein is MPTIQQLVRKGRHDKSTKVATAALKGSPQRRGVCTRVYTTTPKKPNSALRKVARVRLTSGIEVSAYIPGEGHNLQEHSMVLVRGGRVRDLPGVRYKIVRGSLDTQGVKDRKQARSRYGAKKEK
- a CDS encoding ATP-dependent RNA helicase, producing the protein MFPYPFDLASIGEGLPAAELLPRIPQRGPLVVEAPPGTGKTTLVPPALSNILQSSVQTAPPQKVLVTAPRRVAVRAAARRLAQLDGTRVGDRVGYSIRGEHHPGTLVDFVTPGVLLNRLLADPALEGVGAVLIDEVHERQLDSDLVLAMCQEVAMLREGDPTEELYLCAMSATVDTQKLAEYMGAQVVSTPAVTHPLEISYHPHPERAQGSPAFYRHVAKLAQQAIDNQRESGHADHRTLVFVPGRKEIDWVCTHLPDAAPLHGSLTSQEQDAALTGDSPIVVATSIAESSLTVPGVHAVIDAGLSRTPRRDQARGMSGLVTTSTSRASADQRAGRAGRLGPGQVYRAYSAADYSHFAPDITPEILSSDLVAAALTLAAWGSPDISLLDAPPAATLTVAHQELHYLGALDSKGSITELGQKLARIPADPRLGAALLAHGSGAAKVVAALATGLQGDLAEAKPPASEVRRFARMVNDHGTATPGDIVASAYPDRVAKLVGTDADQAVYLLASGTRATLAPELRRTLSGSEWLAVAEVQLGRTPLIRAAASLQQPSPSQIREDVTAHITEGKLRARRTRHLGAIELSSTPVSVSELSEADRHQAVAALAAEGLGWLQMTEGASIVKERVDYLRQQLGEPWPDLATGDYTPEAERVVAGERIVDIDAYQAIMRQLPWPEAGRMDELVPERLEVPSGSAPKIGYETGRPIVRVKLQECFGLAESPTIAGKKVLFHLLSPAGRELAVTDDLKSFWDGPYQGVRKDMRGRYPKHPWPEDPWSATATKKTKRALRN